In Ovis canadensis isolate MfBH-ARS-UI-01 breed Bighorn chromosome 11, ARS-UI_OviCan_v2, whole genome shotgun sequence, one genomic interval encodes:
- the MYCBPAP gene encoding MYCBP-associated protein isoform X4 produces MKKVASKQSPPKLFEKKRAKVPEQPTPPIQEEPEPVSNVLQGDDILALAIKKEDLRKQHLPRLIETEDKHVITQRYIIRKPKPKDHRRKVSHLVAHPATPDAATKPLDYSGPGDIFHGSDQILPHHILGSLQDFKRIAIARGNTQLAELIHTPPCLMTLISTEEEPKQEAPKEEKAHPPWVPPVQHNFLKNWQRNIALRKKQQEALSERLKKPVSELLMHTGEAYRQIQEERELLDRMLATRSDGKGCKLTSGFWSQLEYVGDEMTGLVMTKTKTQHGLVEPITQIKKPWSIQAEMGLPSQKDAWYRYTWDRSLFLACRRKELQSIMAELNFSQQDIDGLEVVGKGRPFSTVTVEDYSVFERSLESSSEDTVHLDLLANYPDVVPMPVLGPSLLFCGKPACWIRGSNSEDKRHVGIAVRLTFETLEGEKTSSELTVVNNGTVAVWYDWRRRSQWDSFQDLKRNRMQRFYFNNREGVILPGKTKNFTFFFKSLNAGIFRECWEFGTHPTLLGGALLQVNLHAVSLAQDIFRDERKLLESKLASHEAVTIVENMLQELLRGILTPERTQSPVDASVTEEDLFHHRNPQLHYQHQVVQHLHSLWRQYMMLPLKAEEARPGEEGHLSPRAQAAATPPAYSEETSVKIESSAHLKGPTLDPQLPRQETEALKDSQDHVGPQKTGLGVRHSQRKSIMEEILVEGSPDPESIRSPWELDGLPLPEWNLCLEDFRKAVMALPEENQREDALIRLNKAALELCQEPRPLHPDFLYQMCLQLWRDLIDSLVSHSLWLRALLGLPEKETLYLDMPEEQDRKSPPVTEVKVTSGKVGKEDRKGASQEKKQFGIRDKEDKKGAKLSPGKEDRLNSKKHKTKDDKKPAKSLSRDRLSLDEPAPDSIIPSQEPIDPLVMEKYTHRLHTEVYGLLDALVTDLLALADELNSQKNAEEPLRLST; encoded by the exons AAAAGAAGCGGGCAAAGGTGCCTGAACAGCCCACACCCCCAATTCAGGAAGAACCTGAACCTGTTAGCAATGTGCTACAAGGAGATGACATTCTTGCCTTAGCCATTAAGAAGGAAGACTTGAGGAAG caacaTCTTCCTCGCCTTATTGAAACAGAAGATAAACATGTAATTACCCAGAGATACATCATCCGTAAACCCAAACCCAAGGATCATAGGAGGAAGGTCTCACACTTAGTAGCACATCCTGCTACTCCAGATGCGGCCACAAAGCCCCTGGACTACTCTG GACCAGGTGACATCTTCCATGGCAGTGACCAGATCCTGCCCCACCACatcctggggagtctccaggacTTTAAGAGAATTGCAATTGCTCGAGGGAACACCCAG CTGGCTGAGCTGATACACACCCCACCCTGTCTGATGACCCTCATCTCAACTGAAGAAGAGCCAAAGCAGGAAGCCCCAAAAGAAGAGAAGGCACATCCTCCCTGGGTCCCGCCTGTGCAGCACAACTTTCTGAAAAACTGGCAGCGCAACATAGCCCTTCGGAAGAAGCAGCAGGAAGCTCTCAGTG AACGGCTGAAGAAGCCAGTCAGCGAGCTGCTGATGCACACAGGGGAGGCGTACAGACAGATCCAGGAGGAACGGGAGCTCCTTGACCGAATGCTGGCAACACGGTCTGATGGGAAG GGCTGCAAATTGACCAGTGGGTTCTGGAGTCAACTGGAATACGTGGGAGACGAAATGACGGGTCTGGTAATGACAAAGACAAAAACTCAGCATGGCCTCGTGGAGCCAATCACTCAGATCAAGAAGCCCTGGTCCATCCAGGCAGAGATGG GGTTGCCATCCCAGAAGGATGCGTGGTACCGCTACACCTGGGATCGGAGTCTGTTTCTGGCCTGCCGACGCAAGGAGCTGCAGAGCATCATGGCAGAGCTGAATTTTAGCCAGCAG GATATTGATGGCCTGGAGGTGGTGGGCAAAGGGCGGCCTTTCTCCACTGTTACGGTAGAAGACTATTCAGTGTTTGAAAGGAGCTTGGAGAGCTCCTCTGAAGACACAGTGCACTT AGACTTATTGGCCAATTACCCTGATGTGGTTCCTATGCCTGTTCTTGGCCCTTCTCTGCTGTTCTGTGGGAAGCCAGCCTGCTGGATCCGAGGCAGTAATTCAGAGGACAAG aggCATGTTGGAATTGCTGTCCGCTTGACCTTTGAAACTCTAGAAGGGGAGAAAACATCTTCAGAACTGACTGTGGTCAATAATGGCACAGTGGCCGTTTGGTACGACTGGCGGCGGCGGTCACAGTGGGACTCTTTCCAAGACCTGAAGAGGAATAGGATGCAGAGGTTTTACTTCAACAATCGGGAAG GTGTAATTCTGCCTGGAAAAACTAAAAACTTTACCTTTTTCTTCAAATCTTTGAATGCTGGGATCTTCAGGGAGTGTTGGGAATTTGGAACCCACCCTACCctattaggaggtgctctcctgCAGGTCAACCTCCATGCAGTCTCCTTGGCCCAGGACATTTTTCGGGATGAGAGGAAGTTATTAGAG AGCAAGCTGGCCTCCCATGAAGCAGTCACCATTGTGGAGAACATGCTGCAGGAGCTTCTGAGGGGGATCCTGACCCCCGAGCGCACACAGTCACCTGTGGATGCCTCTGTCACTGAGGAGGACTTGTTCCAccataggaatcctcag CTGCATTACCAGCACCAGGTGGTGCAACATCTGCACAGTCTGTGGCGCCAGTACATGATGCTGCCCCTCAAGGCTGAGGAGGCCCGGCCCGGCGAGGAGGGGCACCTCAGCCCCAGGGCCCAGGCTGCTGCAACCCCGCCAGCCTACTCGGAGGAGACCTCAGTGAAGATCGAGTCTTCTGCACACCTTAAGGGCCCAACGTTAGACCCTCAACTGCCCCGGCAGGAGACTGAGGCCCTCAAGGACTCCCAGGATCATGTTGGGCCCCAGAAGACTGGGCTAGGGGTCAGGCATTCTCAGCGGAAGAGCATCATGGAGGAGATCCTGGTGGAGGGGAGCCCGGATCCAGAGAGCATCAGGAGCCCCTGGGAACTGGATGGCCTTCCCCTGCCAGAGTGGAATCTCTGCCTGGAAGACTTCAGAAAG GCAGTGATGGCACTCCCTGAGGAGAACCAGAGAGAAGACGCCCTAATCAGGCTCAACAAAGCAGCCCTGGAGCTGTGCCAGGAACCGCGGCCATTGCACCCTGACTTCCTGTACCAGATGTG TTTGCAGCTGTGGCGAGATCTGATTGACAGCCTGGTAAGCCATTCCCTGTGGCTGAGGGCTCTGCTGGGCCTGCCTGAGAAGGAGACCCTCTACCTGGACATGCCAGAAGAGCAAG ATCGAAAATCACCTCCTGTCACAGAAGTGAAGGTGACTTCCGGGAAAGTGGGAAAGGAGGACCGGAAAGGGGCATCCCAGGAAAAGAAGCAGTTTGGAATCAGAgacaaagaagataaaaaaggAGCCAAGCTGTCACCTGGGAAAGAG GACCGTTTAAACAGCAAGAAGCATAAAACAAAGGATGACAAGAAGCCGGCAAAATCTTTAAGTCGGGATAGGCTTTCCTTGGACGAGCCTGCCCCTGACAGCATCATCCCATCTCAGGAACCCATAGATCCCCTGGTCATGGAGAAATATACCCACAGGCTGCACACTGAG GTCTATGGGCTGCTGGATGCCCTGGTGACCGACCTGCTGGCCCTGGCTGATGAACTCAACTCCCAAAAGAATGCTGAGGAGCCTTTGCGTCTCAGCACCTGA
- the MYCBPAP gene encoding MYCBP-associated protein isoform X5, whose amino-acid sequence MTLISTEEEPKQEAPKEEKAHPPWVPPVQHNFLKNWQRNIALRKKQQEALSERLKKPVSELLMHTGEAYRQIQEERELLDRMLATRSDGKGCKLTSGFWSQLEYVGDEMTGLVMTKTKTQHGLVEPITQIKKPWSIQAEMGLPSQKDAWYRYTWDRSLFLACRRKELQSIMAELNFSQQDIDGLEVVGKGRPFSTVTVEDYSVFERSLESSSEDTVHLDLLANYPDVVPMPVLGPSLLFCGKPACWIRGSNSEDKRHVGIAVRLTFETLEGEKTSSELTVVNNGTVAVWYDWRRRSQWDSFQDLKRNRMQRFYFNNREGVILPGKTKNFTFFFKSLNAGIFRECWEFGTHPTLLGGALLQVNLHAVSLAQDIFRDERKLLESKLASHEAVTIVENMLQELLRGILTPERTQSPVDASVTEEDLFHHRNPQLHYQHQVVQHLHSLWRQYMMLPLKAEEARPGEEGHLSPRAQAAATPPAYSEETSVKIESSAHLKGPTLDPQLPRQETEALKDSQDHVGPQKTGLGVRHSQRKSIMEEILVEGSPDPESIRSPWELDGLPLPEWNLCLEDFRKAVMALPEENQREDALIRLNKAALELCQEPRPLHPDFLYQMCLQLWRDLIDSLVSHSLWLRALLGLPEKETLYLDMPEEQGGVPERRDDLPSYRKSPPVTEVKVTSGKVGKEDRKGASQEKKQFGIRDKEDKKGAKLSPGKEDRLNSKKHKTKDDKKPAKSLSRDRLSLDEPAPDSIIPSQEPIDPLVMEKYTHRLHTEVYGLLDALVTDLLALADELNSQKNAEEPLRLST is encoded by the exons ATGACCCTCATCTCAACTGAAGAAGAGCCAAAGCAGGAAGCCCCAAAAGAAGAGAAGGCACATCCTCCCTGGGTCCCGCCTGTGCAGCACAACTTTCTGAAAAACTGGCAGCGCAACATAGCCCTTCGGAAGAAGCAGCAGGAAGCTCTCAGTG AACGGCTGAAGAAGCCAGTCAGCGAGCTGCTGATGCACACAGGGGAGGCGTACAGACAGATCCAGGAGGAACGGGAGCTCCTTGACCGAATGCTGGCAACACGGTCTGATGGGAAG GGCTGCAAATTGACCAGTGGGTTCTGGAGTCAACTGGAATACGTGGGAGACGAAATGACGGGTCTGGTAATGACAAAGACAAAAACTCAGCATGGCCTCGTGGAGCCAATCACTCAGATCAAGAAGCCCTGGTCCATCCAGGCAGAGATGG GGTTGCCATCCCAGAAGGATGCGTGGTACCGCTACACCTGGGATCGGAGTCTGTTTCTGGCCTGCCGACGCAAGGAGCTGCAGAGCATCATGGCAGAGCTGAATTTTAGCCAGCAG GATATTGATGGCCTGGAGGTGGTGGGCAAAGGGCGGCCTTTCTCCACTGTTACGGTAGAAGACTATTCAGTGTTTGAAAGGAGCTTGGAGAGCTCCTCTGAAGACACAGTGCACTT AGACTTATTGGCCAATTACCCTGATGTGGTTCCTATGCCTGTTCTTGGCCCTTCTCTGCTGTTCTGTGGGAAGCCAGCCTGCTGGATCCGAGGCAGTAATTCAGAGGACAAG aggCATGTTGGAATTGCTGTCCGCTTGACCTTTGAAACTCTAGAAGGGGAGAAAACATCTTCAGAACTGACTGTGGTCAATAATGGCACAGTGGCCGTTTGGTACGACTGGCGGCGGCGGTCACAGTGGGACTCTTTCCAAGACCTGAAGAGGAATAGGATGCAGAGGTTTTACTTCAACAATCGGGAAG GTGTAATTCTGCCTGGAAAAACTAAAAACTTTACCTTTTTCTTCAAATCTTTGAATGCTGGGATCTTCAGGGAGTGTTGGGAATTTGGAACCCACCCTACCctattaggaggtgctctcctgCAGGTCAACCTCCATGCAGTCTCCTTGGCCCAGGACATTTTTCGGGATGAGAGGAAGTTATTAGAG AGCAAGCTGGCCTCCCATGAAGCAGTCACCATTGTGGAGAACATGCTGCAGGAGCTTCTGAGGGGGATCCTGACCCCCGAGCGCACACAGTCACCTGTGGATGCCTCTGTCACTGAGGAGGACTTGTTCCAccataggaatcctcag CTGCATTACCAGCACCAGGTGGTGCAACATCTGCACAGTCTGTGGCGCCAGTACATGATGCTGCCCCTCAAGGCTGAGGAGGCCCGGCCCGGCGAGGAGGGGCACCTCAGCCCCAGGGCCCAGGCTGCTGCAACCCCGCCAGCCTACTCGGAGGAGACCTCAGTGAAGATCGAGTCTTCTGCACACCTTAAGGGCCCAACGTTAGACCCTCAACTGCCCCGGCAGGAGACTGAGGCCCTCAAGGACTCCCAGGATCATGTTGGGCCCCAGAAGACTGGGCTAGGGGTCAGGCATTCTCAGCGGAAGAGCATCATGGAGGAGATCCTGGTGGAGGGGAGCCCGGATCCAGAGAGCATCAGGAGCCCCTGGGAACTGGATGGCCTTCCCCTGCCAGAGTGGAATCTCTGCCTGGAAGACTTCAGAAAG GCAGTGATGGCACTCCCTGAGGAGAACCAGAGAGAAGACGCCCTAATCAGGCTCAACAAAGCAGCCCTGGAGCTGTGCCAGGAACCGCGGCCATTGCACCCTGACTTCCTGTACCAGATGTG TTTGCAGCTGTGGCGAGATCTGATTGACAGCCTGGTAAGCCATTCCCTGTGGCTGAGGGCTCTGCTGGGCCTGCCTGAGAAGGAGACCCTCTACCTGGACATGCCAGAAGAGCAAG GTGGAGTCCCAGAGAGGCGAGATGACTTGCCATCCT ATCGAAAATCACCTCCTGTCACAGAAGTGAAGGTGACTTCCGGGAAAGTGGGAAAGGAGGACCGGAAAGGGGCATCCCAGGAAAAGAAGCAGTTTGGAATCAGAgacaaagaagataaaaaaggAGCCAAGCTGTCACCTGGGAAAGAG GACCGTTTAAACAGCAAGAAGCATAAAACAAAGGATGACAAGAAGCCGGCAAAATCTTTAAGTCGGGATAGGCTTTCCTTGGACGAGCCTGCCCCTGACAGCATCATCCCATCTCAGGAACCCATAGATCCCCTGGTCATGGAGAAATATACCCACAGGCTGCACACTGAG GTCTATGGGCTGCTGGATGCCCTGGTGACCGACCTGCTGGCCCTGGCTGATGAACTCAACTCCCAAAAGAATGCTGAGGAGCCTTTGCGTCTCAGCACCTGA
- the MYCBPAP gene encoding MYCBP-associated protein isoform X3 yields the protein MKSLKKDSRLRIPTNRFLEAPESVKEKKRAKVPEQPTPPIQEEPEPVSNVLQGDDILALAIKKEDLRKQHLPRLIETEDKHVITQRYIIRKPKPKDHRRKVSHLVAHPATPDAATKPLDYSGPGDIFHGSDQILPHHILGSLQDFKRIAIARGNTQLAELIHTPPCLMTLISTEEEPKQEAPKEEKAHPPWVPPVQHNFLKNWQRNIALRKKQQEALSERLKKPVSELLMHTGEAYRQIQEERELLDRMLATRSDGKGCKLTSGFWSQLEYVGDEMTGLVMTKTKTQHGLVEPITQIKKPWSIQAEMGLPSQKDAWYRYTWDRSLFLACRRKELQSIMAELNFSQQDIDGLEVVGKGRPFSTVTVEDYSVFERSLESSSEDTVHLDLLANYPDVVPMPVLGPSLLFCGKPACWIRGSNSEDKRHVGIAVRLTFETLEGEKTSSELTVVNNGTVAVWYDWRRRSQWDSFQDLKRNRMQRFYFNNREGVILPGKTKNFTFFFKSLNAGIFRECWEFGTHPTLLGGALLQVNLHAVSLAQDIFRDERKLLESKLASHEAVTIVENMLQELLRGILTPERTQSPVDASVTEEDLFHHRNPQLHYQHQVVQHLHSLWRQYMMLPLKAEEARPGEEGHLSPRAQAAATPPAYSEETSVKIESSAHLKGPTLDPQLPRQETEALKDSQDHVGPQKTGLGVRHSQRKSIMEEILVEGSPDPESIRSPWELDGLPLPEWNLCLEDFRKAVMALPEENQREDALIRLNKAALELCQEPRPLHPDFLYQMCLQLWRDLIDSLVSHSLWLRALLGLPEKETLYLDMPEEQDRKSPPVTEVKVTSGKVGKEDRKGASQEKKQFGIRDKEDKKGAKLSPGKEDRLNSKKHKTKDDKKPAKSLSRDRLSLDEPAPDSIIPSQEPIDPLVMEKYTHRLHTEVYGLLDALVTDLLALADELNSQKNAEEPLRLST from the exons AAAAGAAGCGGGCAAAGGTGCCTGAACAGCCCACACCCCCAATTCAGGAAGAACCTGAACCTGTTAGCAATGTGCTACAAGGAGATGACATTCTTGCCTTAGCCATTAAGAAGGAAGACTTGAGGAAG caacaTCTTCCTCGCCTTATTGAAACAGAAGATAAACATGTAATTACCCAGAGATACATCATCCGTAAACCCAAACCCAAGGATCATAGGAGGAAGGTCTCACACTTAGTAGCACATCCTGCTACTCCAGATGCGGCCACAAAGCCCCTGGACTACTCTG GACCAGGTGACATCTTCCATGGCAGTGACCAGATCCTGCCCCACCACatcctggggagtctccaggacTTTAAGAGAATTGCAATTGCTCGAGGGAACACCCAG CTGGCTGAGCTGATACACACCCCACCCTGTCTGATGACCCTCATCTCAACTGAAGAAGAGCCAAAGCAGGAAGCCCCAAAAGAAGAGAAGGCACATCCTCCCTGGGTCCCGCCTGTGCAGCACAACTTTCTGAAAAACTGGCAGCGCAACATAGCCCTTCGGAAGAAGCAGCAGGAAGCTCTCAGTG AACGGCTGAAGAAGCCAGTCAGCGAGCTGCTGATGCACACAGGGGAGGCGTACAGACAGATCCAGGAGGAACGGGAGCTCCTTGACCGAATGCTGGCAACACGGTCTGATGGGAAG GGCTGCAAATTGACCAGTGGGTTCTGGAGTCAACTGGAATACGTGGGAGACGAAATGACGGGTCTGGTAATGACAAAGACAAAAACTCAGCATGGCCTCGTGGAGCCAATCACTCAGATCAAGAAGCCCTGGTCCATCCAGGCAGAGATGG GGTTGCCATCCCAGAAGGATGCGTGGTACCGCTACACCTGGGATCGGAGTCTGTTTCTGGCCTGCCGACGCAAGGAGCTGCAGAGCATCATGGCAGAGCTGAATTTTAGCCAGCAG GATATTGATGGCCTGGAGGTGGTGGGCAAAGGGCGGCCTTTCTCCACTGTTACGGTAGAAGACTATTCAGTGTTTGAAAGGAGCTTGGAGAGCTCCTCTGAAGACACAGTGCACTT AGACTTATTGGCCAATTACCCTGATGTGGTTCCTATGCCTGTTCTTGGCCCTTCTCTGCTGTTCTGTGGGAAGCCAGCCTGCTGGATCCGAGGCAGTAATTCAGAGGACAAG aggCATGTTGGAATTGCTGTCCGCTTGACCTTTGAAACTCTAGAAGGGGAGAAAACATCTTCAGAACTGACTGTGGTCAATAATGGCACAGTGGCCGTTTGGTACGACTGGCGGCGGCGGTCACAGTGGGACTCTTTCCAAGACCTGAAGAGGAATAGGATGCAGAGGTTTTACTTCAACAATCGGGAAG GTGTAATTCTGCCTGGAAAAACTAAAAACTTTACCTTTTTCTTCAAATCTTTGAATGCTGGGATCTTCAGGGAGTGTTGGGAATTTGGAACCCACCCTACCctattaggaggtgctctcctgCAGGTCAACCTCCATGCAGTCTCCTTGGCCCAGGACATTTTTCGGGATGAGAGGAAGTTATTAGAG AGCAAGCTGGCCTCCCATGAAGCAGTCACCATTGTGGAGAACATGCTGCAGGAGCTTCTGAGGGGGATCCTGACCCCCGAGCGCACACAGTCACCTGTGGATGCCTCTGTCACTGAGGAGGACTTGTTCCAccataggaatcctcag CTGCATTACCAGCACCAGGTGGTGCAACATCTGCACAGTCTGTGGCGCCAGTACATGATGCTGCCCCTCAAGGCTGAGGAGGCCCGGCCCGGCGAGGAGGGGCACCTCAGCCCCAGGGCCCAGGCTGCTGCAACCCCGCCAGCCTACTCGGAGGAGACCTCAGTGAAGATCGAGTCTTCTGCACACCTTAAGGGCCCAACGTTAGACCCTCAACTGCCCCGGCAGGAGACTGAGGCCCTCAAGGACTCCCAGGATCATGTTGGGCCCCAGAAGACTGGGCTAGGGGTCAGGCATTCTCAGCGGAAGAGCATCATGGAGGAGATCCTGGTGGAGGGGAGCCCGGATCCAGAGAGCATCAGGAGCCCCTGGGAACTGGATGGCCTTCCCCTGCCAGAGTGGAATCTCTGCCTGGAAGACTTCAGAAAG GCAGTGATGGCACTCCCTGAGGAGAACCAGAGAGAAGACGCCCTAATCAGGCTCAACAAAGCAGCCCTGGAGCTGTGCCAGGAACCGCGGCCATTGCACCCTGACTTCCTGTACCAGATGTG TTTGCAGCTGTGGCGAGATCTGATTGACAGCCTGGTAAGCCATTCCCTGTGGCTGAGGGCTCTGCTGGGCCTGCCTGAGAAGGAGACCCTCTACCTGGACATGCCAGAAGAGCAAG ATCGAAAATCACCTCCTGTCACAGAAGTGAAGGTGACTTCCGGGAAAGTGGGAAAGGAGGACCGGAAAGGGGCATCCCAGGAAAAGAAGCAGTTTGGAATCAGAgacaaagaagataaaaaaggAGCCAAGCTGTCACCTGGGAAAGAG GACCGTTTAAACAGCAAGAAGCATAAAACAAAGGATGACAAGAAGCCGGCAAAATCTTTAAGTCGGGATAGGCTTTCCTTGGACGAGCCTGCCCCTGACAGCATCATCCCATCTCAGGAACCCATAGATCCCCTGGTCATGGAGAAATATACCCACAGGCTGCACACTGAG GTCTATGGGCTGCTGGATGCCCTGGTGACCGACCTGCTGGCCCTGGCTGATGAACTCAACTCCCAAAAGAATGCTGAGGAGCCTTTGCGTCTCAGCACCTGA
- the MYCBPAP gene encoding MYCBP-associated protein isoform X1, with amino-acid sequence MKSLKKDSRLRIPTNRFLEAPESVKEKKRAKVPEQPTPPIQEEPEPVSNVLQGDDILALAIKKEDLRKQHLPRLIETEDKHVITQRYIIRKPKPKDHRRKVSHLVAHPATPDAATKPLDYSGPGDIFHGSDQILPHHILGSLQDFKRIAIARGNTQLAELIHTPPCLMTLISTEEEPKQEAPKEEKAHPPWVPPVQHNFLKNWQRNIALRKKQQEALSERLKKPVSELLMHTGEAYRQIQEERELLDRMLATRSDGKGCKLTSGFWSQLEYVGDEMTGLVMTKTKTQHGLVEPITQIKKPWSIQAEMGLPSQKDAWYRYTWDRSLFLACRRKELQSIMAELNFSQQDIDGLEVVGKGRPFSTVTVEDYSVFERSLESSSEDTVHLDLLANYPDVVPMPVLGPSLLFCGKPACWIRGSNSEDKRHVGIAVRLTFETLEGEKTSSELTVVNNGTVAVWYDWRRRSQWDSFQDLKRNRMQRFYFNNREGVILPGKTKNFTFFFKSLNAGIFRECWEFGTHPTLLGGALLQVNLHAVSLAQDIFRDERKLLESKLASHEAVTIVENMLQELLRGILTPERTQSPVDASVTEEDLFHHRNPQLHYQHQVVQHLHSLWRQYMMLPLKAEEARPGEEGHLSPRAQAAATPPAYSEETSVKIESSAHLKGPTLDPQLPRQETEALKDSQDHVGPQKTGLGVRHSQRKSIMEEILVEGSPDPESIRSPWELDGLPLPEWNLCLEDFRKAVMALPEENQREDALIRLNKAALELCQEPRPLHPDFLYQMCLQLWRDLIDSLVSHSLWLRALLGLPEKETLYLDMPEEQGGVPERRDDLPSYRKSPPVTEVKVTSGKVGKEDRKGASQEKKQFGIRDKEDKKGAKLSPGKEDRLNSKKHKTKDDKKPAKSLSRDRLSLDEPAPDSIIPSQEPIDPLVMEKYTHRLHTEVYGLLDALVTDLLALADELNSQKNAEEPLRLST; translated from the exons AAAAGAAGCGGGCAAAGGTGCCTGAACAGCCCACACCCCCAATTCAGGAAGAACCTGAACCTGTTAGCAATGTGCTACAAGGAGATGACATTCTTGCCTTAGCCATTAAGAAGGAAGACTTGAGGAAG caacaTCTTCCTCGCCTTATTGAAACAGAAGATAAACATGTAATTACCCAGAGATACATCATCCGTAAACCCAAACCCAAGGATCATAGGAGGAAGGTCTCACACTTAGTAGCACATCCTGCTACTCCAGATGCGGCCACAAAGCCCCTGGACTACTCTG GACCAGGTGACATCTTCCATGGCAGTGACCAGATCCTGCCCCACCACatcctggggagtctccaggacTTTAAGAGAATTGCAATTGCTCGAGGGAACACCCAG CTGGCTGAGCTGATACACACCCCACCCTGTCTGATGACCCTCATCTCAACTGAAGAAGAGCCAAAGCAGGAAGCCCCAAAAGAAGAGAAGGCACATCCTCCCTGGGTCCCGCCTGTGCAGCACAACTTTCTGAAAAACTGGCAGCGCAACATAGCCCTTCGGAAGAAGCAGCAGGAAGCTCTCAGTG AACGGCTGAAGAAGCCAGTCAGCGAGCTGCTGATGCACACAGGGGAGGCGTACAGACAGATCCAGGAGGAACGGGAGCTCCTTGACCGAATGCTGGCAACACGGTCTGATGGGAAG GGCTGCAAATTGACCAGTGGGTTCTGGAGTCAACTGGAATACGTGGGAGACGAAATGACGGGTCTGGTAATGACAAAGACAAAAACTCAGCATGGCCTCGTGGAGCCAATCACTCAGATCAAGAAGCCCTGGTCCATCCAGGCAGAGATGG GGTTGCCATCCCAGAAGGATGCGTGGTACCGCTACACCTGGGATCGGAGTCTGTTTCTGGCCTGCCGACGCAAGGAGCTGCAGAGCATCATGGCAGAGCTGAATTTTAGCCAGCAG GATATTGATGGCCTGGAGGTGGTGGGCAAAGGGCGGCCTTTCTCCACTGTTACGGTAGAAGACTATTCAGTGTTTGAAAGGAGCTTGGAGAGCTCCTCTGAAGACACAGTGCACTT AGACTTATTGGCCAATTACCCTGATGTGGTTCCTATGCCTGTTCTTGGCCCTTCTCTGCTGTTCTGTGGGAAGCCAGCCTGCTGGATCCGAGGCAGTAATTCAGAGGACAAG aggCATGTTGGAATTGCTGTCCGCTTGACCTTTGAAACTCTAGAAGGGGAGAAAACATCTTCAGAACTGACTGTGGTCAATAATGGCACAGTGGCCGTTTGGTACGACTGGCGGCGGCGGTCACAGTGGGACTCTTTCCAAGACCTGAAGAGGAATAGGATGCAGAGGTTTTACTTCAACAATCGGGAAG GTGTAATTCTGCCTGGAAAAACTAAAAACTTTACCTTTTTCTTCAAATCTTTGAATGCTGGGATCTTCAGGGAGTGTTGGGAATTTGGAACCCACCCTACCctattaggaggtgctctcctgCAGGTCAACCTCCATGCAGTCTCCTTGGCCCAGGACATTTTTCGGGATGAGAGGAAGTTATTAGAG AGCAAGCTGGCCTCCCATGAAGCAGTCACCATTGTGGAGAACATGCTGCAGGAGCTTCTGAGGGGGATCCTGACCCCCGAGCGCACACAGTCACCTGTGGATGCCTCTGTCACTGAGGAGGACTTGTTCCAccataggaatcctcag CTGCATTACCAGCACCAGGTGGTGCAACATCTGCACAGTCTGTGGCGCCAGTACATGATGCTGCCCCTCAAGGCTGAGGAGGCCCGGCCCGGCGAGGAGGGGCACCTCAGCCCCAGGGCCCAGGCTGCTGCAACCCCGCCAGCCTACTCGGAGGAGACCTCAGTGAAGATCGAGTCTTCTGCACACCTTAAGGGCCCAACGTTAGACCCTCAACTGCCCCGGCAGGAGACTGAGGCCCTCAAGGACTCCCAGGATCATGTTGGGCCCCAGAAGACTGGGCTAGGGGTCAGGCATTCTCAGCGGAAGAGCATCATGGAGGAGATCCTGGTGGAGGGGAGCCCGGATCCAGAGAGCATCAGGAGCCCCTGGGAACTGGATGGCCTTCCCCTGCCAGAGTGGAATCTCTGCCTGGAAGACTTCAGAAAG GCAGTGATGGCACTCCCTGAGGAGAACCAGAGAGAAGACGCCCTAATCAGGCTCAACAAAGCAGCCCTGGAGCTGTGCCAGGAACCGCGGCCATTGCACCCTGACTTCCTGTACCAGATGTG TTTGCAGCTGTGGCGAGATCTGATTGACAGCCTGGTAAGCCATTCCCTGTGGCTGAGGGCTCTGCTGGGCCTGCCTGAGAAGGAGACCCTCTACCTGGACATGCCAGAAGAGCAAG GTGGAGTCCCAGAGAGGCGAGATGACTTGCCATCCT ATCGAAAATCACCTCCTGTCACAGAAGTGAAGGTGACTTCCGGGAAAGTGGGAAAGGAGGACCGGAAAGGGGCATCCCAGGAAAAGAAGCAGTTTGGAATCAGAgacaaagaagataaaaaaggAGCCAAGCTGTCACCTGGGAAAGAG GACCGTTTAAACAGCAAGAAGCATAAAACAAAGGATGACAAGAAGCCGGCAAAATCTTTAAGTCGGGATAGGCTTTCCTTGGACGAGCCTGCCCCTGACAGCATCATCCCATCTCAGGAACCCATAGATCCCCTGGTCATGGAGAAATATACCCACAGGCTGCACACTGAG GTCTATGGGCTGCTGGATGCCCTGGTGACCGACCTGCTGGCCCTGGCTGATGAACTCAACTCCCAAAAGAATGCTGAGGAGCCTTTGCGTCTCAGCACCTGA